The Vicinamibacterales bacterium genomic interval TTCCGAGATCGAGCAGGATCTGCGCCTCCGCGTCGTGCCCGTCACGCTCACCGCGCGCCTGCTCCCGTTCGGCCGGCACCGCGCGGTTCAGCCCTACGTCGGCGGCGGGGTCGCGTTCCTGCGCTACCGCTACAGCGAGGTCGGCGACTTCGTGGACTTCACCGATCGGAGCGTGTTCACCGACCGGTTCGTGGCGACGGGCACCGAAACCGGCGCGGTCGTGCTCGCCGGACTCCGGGTTCCGGTGAGTGACACGTGGTCCCTGGGCGGAGAGGTGCGCTACCAGAAGGCGGAGGCCGACCTCTCGGAGGACTTCCTGGGGCCCACGCTCGATCTCGGCGGGGTCCATTACCTGTTCACGGTCCACGTCTCGTTCTGACGGGCCGGCCGCCGGGCCGGGATCGCCGGGGTATACTCTGACGGATCGGCGGCCCCGTCTGGTCGGACGGGCCGCCGGCCGCCGCCACGATGAGCCCCGAGATCTCCGTCGTCATCCCGATTCACAACGAGGCGCCGAACGTGCGCCCGTTGTACGACGAGCTGATGGCCACGCTCGGCGCCACGGGGCGGCGATTCGAGGTGATCGTGGTGGACGACGGCTCCACGGACGACTCCTTCGCCCAGCTCGCCGCCCTCCAGGCCGCGGACCCCCGCCTCCGGGTCATCCGCTTCCGCCGCAACTTCGGCCAGACCGCCGCCTTCGCCGCCGGCTTCG includes:
- a CDS encoding outer membrane beta-barrel protein; its protein translation is MRSLPAVLIVVCLASVAVPTPALAQSAVAFTFGGFVPTGEDARVDGDVLIANREILDFDITDFNSGSVGVEWLVPMGDFFEVGAGAAFTSRRVPTVYNGFVNRDGSEIEQDLRLRVVPVTLTARLLPFGRHRAVQPYVGGGVAFLRYRYSEVGDFVDFTDRSVFTDRFVATGTETGAVVLAGLRVPVSDTWSLGGEVRYQKAEADLSEDFLGPTLDLGGVHYLFTVHVSF